A stretch of DNA from Ferviditalea candida:
TGATCTTGGTAAACGGGCTTTCATCCTGAATCGCAATGGGTTCAACAAGGATCGTATGAATTCCCATCCGGTTTGCTCCTAAAATATCTGTCAGCATCTGATCGCCGATCATCGCCGCTTCGTTCGCACCGAGTTGCATGATGTTCAGCGATTTGCGAAAAGCGAAGCGGATCGGCTTTTTTGCCCGATGGATAAACGGAACGGAAAGCGGCTCGGCAAATGCCGAAACCCGTTCCCGGCTGTTGTTGGATACGATTACGATCTTGAACCCGCGGGACTGAACCAGCTTGAGCCAATCCGCCAGCTCGGGGGTTGCATAGGGAACCCTGGCGCCGACGAGCGTATTGTCCAAATCTGTGATCAATCCTTTAAATCCCCTTTGCTTCAGCGCATCCAAATCGATATCATATACAGATCGGACGACCTCGCGGGGAATAAATTGATTTAGCAATCCTGGTCACCTCAAACGTTTCATACGAAAAACTATATCATATTTGTCCTTTTTGTTGCAAAAAGACGCCGCCTTCATTGTGCCAAGTACTTGACAGGAGAATCTGCTCCAATTATCATAATACCATGTAGGGTATAGTAATAAATATTGGAAAGGAGCTGCCATTACATGAGCGTAAAAGAATGCCAGTTCATTTCACTGCAGCAACTCAAAAGCAAATTGTTCAGCCCCGATGATTTTGTCCTGCTGGACGTGAGAGAAATATCCGAATTCCGCGAGGGGCACATCGAAGGATCGAAATTGATTCCCTTGGGGATTCTTCCCCACCGGCTCGATGAGCTTGATCGCGATAAGGAAATTGTTGTAGTGTGCCGTTCCGGAAACCGGAGCAAGCAAGCTTGCGATATCCTCAAAGAACACGGCTTCCAACAAGTTTATTCACTGACCGGCGGATTGTCCGGCTGGGTCGCGTAACGAAGCAAGAAATTGGTATAGAGTGACAACAAAGCCTCGATCCCTTTTGCAGGATATGAGGCTTTTTCATCAGGAAACCTGTCTTTTTTTGTTGTTGGTTGAAGCGAGGCTTACCTTGACCAACATATCCCGAAAGGACATTTCAAACCAGCTTTCCTCATTGTATCCGTTCAGCACACCCGCGGATAATGTAATACAAATGTCATTAAGATGAATGGGCGCCGTGAGCAAATCCAAAAACTTGTCCATTTCGGTCTCATCCCGGGTCGTCACGATCACGAATTCATCGCCGCCGTATCTGCAAAAGTAATCATGCTCGCATTTGAGATCCAATAACCGCCTGGAAAATATTTTTAAGAGATCGTTACCGAATGGATGGCCGTAATCCTTATTGACCTTGCCAAATTGATTGAAATCAATGAAAATCAGATGAAATTTTTGCTTGTCGCGCAGCAGCTTCCCTGCGACATATTCCAGATAATCCACACGATACAGATTTGTAAGCGGATCCAGCAGCTGGCTGGTTTTATTCCTCAGCGTTTCTCTGGTGATGATGCCTGTAATTTTACCCTCAGCCGTTACCGCCAATCTCTCGATTTCATGCCGTTCCATCATACTTAGAGCATCCCACACAAAACATTCCTTATCGACGCTGATAATATCCTTTGTCGAGGCATCGGCAACAATTCGATTCGGGTGAGCCGACCGGATATCCCTTGAGGTCACAATCCCGATAATTTCCCCGTCGTCCACAACCAAGAGCGATCCGACTTTGAAGCGTTCCATCAATTCTGCCGCATAGGTTACGCTTTTGATTGAGGAGACCGTATAAAACGAGGCGGTCATCAGCTCTCCGACTCTCATGACAGCTCAACCTCACGTTGAATGGAAATCGAAATATTGATCTTCCCTCTCAGCACCATCGAATCATTCACGAATTGACTGATTTCTTCCAGGATGATCCCTGTCAAAGCCTTCTGATCCACCATCTCAAGCAGATTTTTCTTCAGCAGAACCGCTTCAACTTTGGGGTGGTCCAATCGTATGATCGAAAACTGCTCGGGGGATAAAACCTCGGCCATCCGTTTTACGGCCTCCGGACCGATCGGCGCTTTTCTGCCGATCACCAACAGATCCTGCATAGGCGGCACTTCGAATTCACTGATGTTGAATGTAAGGCTGGCCCGTTTTGAATAATAAGT
This window harbors:
- a CDS encoding YqeG family HAD IIIA-type phosphatase; its protein translation is MLNQFIPREVVRSVYDIDLDALKQRGFKGLITDLDNTLVGARVPYATPELADWLKLVQSRGFKIVIVSNNSRERVSAFAEPLSVPFIHRAKKPIRFAFRKSLNIMQLGANEAAMIGDQMLTDILGANRMGIHTILVEPIAIQDESPFTKINRRIERFVVAALRKNGWEDSHG
- a CDS encoding rhodanese-like domain-containing protein, producing the protein MSVKECQFISLQQLKSKLFSPDDFVLLDVREISEFREGHIEGSKLIPLGILPHRLDELDRDKEIVVVCRSGNRSKQACDILKEHGFQQVYSLTGGLSGWVA
- a CDS encoding GGDEF domain-containing protein codes for the protein MRVGELMTASFYTVSSIKSVTYAAELMERFKVGSLLVVDDGEIIGIVTSRDIRSAHPNRIVADASTKDIISVDKECFVWDALSMMERHEIERLAVTAEGKITGIITRETLRNKTSQLLDPLTNLYRVDYLEYVAGKLLRDKQKFHLIFIDFNQFGKVNKDYGHPFGNDLLKIFSRRLLDLKCEHDYFCRYGGDEFVIVTTRDETEMDKFLDLLTAPIHLNDICITLSAGVLNGYNEESWFEMSFRDMLVKVSLASTNNKKRQVS